In one window of Pseudomonas sp. IAC-BECa141 DNA:
- a CDS encoding amino acid ABC transporter ATP-binding protein: protein MSEAIKKPAGPEGIIQMQGVNKWYGQFHVLKDINLNVRQGERIVLCGPSGSGKSTTIRCLNRLEEHQQGRIVVDGVELTNDLKQIEAIRREVGMVFQHFNLFPHLTILQNCTLAPMWVRKMPKRKAEEIAMHYLERVRIPEQAHKYPGQLSGGQQQRVAIARALCMKPKIMLFDEPTSALDPEMVKEVLDTMIGLAEDGMTMLCVTHEMGFARTVANRVIFMDKGEIVEQAAPNDFFDNPQNDRTKLFLSQILH, encoded by the coding sequence ATGAGCGAAGCAATCAAAAAGCCAGCGGGCCCTGAAGGCATCATTCAGATGCAGGGCGTGAACAAGTGGTACGGCCAGTTCCATGTGCTGAAAGACATCAACCTGAACGTGCGTCAGGGCGAGCGTATCGTGCTGTGCGGCCCGTCGGGTTCCGGCAAGTCCACCACCATCCGCTGCCTCAACCGTCTGGAAGAACACCAGCAGGGCCGCATCGTGGTCGATGGCGTGGAACTGACCAACGACCTCAAGCAGATCGAAGCGATCCGCCGTGAAGTCGGCATGGTGTTCCAGCACTTCAACCTGTTCCCGCACCTGACCATCCTGCAGAACTGCACCCTGGCGCCGATGTGGGTACGCAAGATGCCCAAGCGCAAGGCCGAGGAAATCGCCATGCATTACCTGGAACGCGTACGCATTCCGGAGCAGGCGCACAAGTATCCGGGGCAACTGTCCGGCGGCCAGCAGCAGCGTGTGGCGATCGCCCGCGCGCTGTGCATGAAACCGAAAATCATGCTGTTCGACGAACCGACCTCGGCACTCGACCCGGAGATGGTGAAAGAAGTACTCGATACCATGATCGGCCTGGCCGAAGACGGCATGACCATGCTCTGCGTAACCCACGAAATGGGCTTCGCCCGCACCGTGGCCAACCGTGTGATCTTCATGGACAAGGGCGAAATCGTCGAGCAGGCGGCACCGAACGACTTCTTCGACAATCCGCAGAATGATCGTACGAAGCTGTTCCTGAGTCAGATCCTGCATTGA
- a CDS encoding FadR/GntR family transcriptional regulator gives MSENSLLIKRSLVDQALDQLRQRITDGSWQVGQRLPTEPELCAELGISRNTVREAMRVLAFSGLIEIRQGDGSYLRAVVDPMDTLKALSRCSLDQARETRHILEVEAIGLAALRRTDEDLVALREALGVAGSHYHGDLDSYIRCDLVFHRRLVDAAHNPTLSELYRYFSSIVGAQLRQTLNIVPRRQEVFDLHVALLEAVEQRDPERAKALSRQLINEP, from the coding sequence ATGTCTGAAAACTCTTTATTGATCAAACGATCCCTGGTCGATCAGGCGCTGGATCAACTGCGTCAGCGCATCACCGATGGCAGCTGGCAGGTCGGTCAGCGGCTTCCCACCGAGCCCGAGTTGTGCGCCGAACTTGGCATCAGCCGCAATACCGTGCGCGAAGCGATGCGGGTGTTGGCGTTTTCCGGGTTGATCGAGATCCGTCAGGGTGACGGCAGTTACCTGCGGGCGGTGGTCGATCCGATGGACACGCTCAAGGCGCTGTCCAGATGCTCGCTGGATCAGGCTCGGGAAACCCGGCACATCCTTGAAGTCGAGGCCATCGGCCTGGCGGCCTTGCGCCGTACCGATGAAGACCTCGTCGCGTTGCGCGAAGCGCTGGGTGTCGCCGGCAGCCACTATCACGGCGACCTCGACAGTTACATCCGCTGCGATCTGGTGTTCCACCGGCGTCTGGTGGATGCCGCACACAATCCGACCCTCAGCGAGCTGTATCGCTATTTTTCCAGCATCGTCGGCGCGCAATTGCGCCAGACCCTGAACATCGTCCCCCGTCGCCAGGAAGTCTTCGATTTGCACGTCGCCTTGCTTGAGGCCGTCGAGCAGCGCGATCCGGAGCGGGCCAAAGCCTTGTCGAGGCAGTTGATCAATGAACCTTGA
- a CDS encoding CynX/NimT family MFS transporter produces the protein MNLETEKTMSSPEVSPAPVRKAELEELLIDAEADDEQVQQSHPLVRRPWLLLLGLILVALNLRPALSSMAPLLSDVSKSLGLSAAQAGLLTTLPVLCLGLFAPLAPVLARRFGAERVVLGILLTLAGGIILRSNFGEIGLFVGSVLGGASIGIIGVLLPGIVKRDFAKHAGTMTGVYTMALCLGAAMAAGSSVPLSEHFDHSWAMGLGFWVIPALVAAVFWLPQIGQKHGAHNVAYRVRGLLRDPLAWQVTLYMGLQSSLAYIVFGWLPSILIGRGLTPTQAGLVLSGSVIIQLASSLAAPWLATRGKDQRLAIVVVMALTLGGLFGCLYAPIEGLWGWAILLGLGQGGTFSLALTLIVLRSRDSHVAANLSSMSQGFGYTLASMGPFAVGVVHDWTGGWNAVGWIFGIIGAGAILAGLGAGRALYVQVVSEKV, from the coding sequence ATGAACCTTGAAACCGAGAAAACCATGTCCAGCCCAGAAGTCTCCCCGGCACCCGTTCGCAAGGCCGAGCTCGAAGAATTGTTGATCGACGCCGAAGCCGATGACGAACAAGTGCAGCAAAGTCATCCGTTGGTGCGGCGCCCCTGGCTGTTGCTGCTGGGGTTGATTCTGGTGGCGTTGAACCTGCGACCGGCGCTGTCGAGCATGGCGCCGCTGCTCAGTGATGTGTCGAAAAGCCTTGGTTTGTCGGCCGCTCAAGCGGGGTTGCTGACGACGTTGCCGGTACTCTGCCTCGGTCTGTTTGCTCCGCTGGCACCCGTGCTGGCGCGACGTTTCGGTGCCGAGCGGGTGGTCTTGGGGATTCTTCTGACACTGGCCGGCGGCATCATCCTGCGCAGCAACTTCGGCGAAATCGGTCTGTTCGTCGGCAGCGTGCTGGGCGGTGCGAGCATCGGCATCATCGGCGTGTTGCTGCCGGGCATCGTCAAGCGCGACTTCGCCAAACATGCCGGCACCATGACCGGCGTCTACACCATGGCCCTGTGCCTGGGCGCGGCAATGGCGGCAGGTTCCAGCGTGCCGCTGAGCGAACACTTCGACCACAGCTGGGCCATGGGTCTGGGTTTCTGGGTGATTCCGGCGCTGGTGGCGGCAGTGTTCTGGCTGCCGCAAATCGGCCAGAAGCACGGCGCGCACAACGTTGCCTATCGGGTCCGCGGTCTGCTGCGTGATCCGCTGGCGTGGCAAGTGACCTTGTACATGGGCCTGCAATCTTCACTGGCCTACATCGTGTTCGGCTGGTTGCCGTCGATCCTCATCGGTCGCGGGCTGACCCCGACCCAGGCCGGCCTGGTGCTGTCCGGATCGGTGATCATCCAGCTCGCCAGCTCCCTGGCGGCACCGTGGCTGGCCACGCGCGGCAAGGATCAGCGTCTGGCGATCGTGGTGGTCATGGCGCTGACGCTCGGCGGCCTGTTCGGTTGCCTCTACGCACCAATCGAAGGACTGTGGGGCTGGGCGATCCTGCTGGGGCTGGGGCAGGGCGGTACGTTCAGCCTGGCGCTGACCCTGATCGTGCTGCGTTCGCGGGATTCCCATGTTGCGGCCAACCTGTCGAGCATGTCCCAGGGCTTCGGCTACACCCTCGCGTCCATGGGGCCGTTCGCGGTCGGTGTGGTGCACGACTGGACCGGTGGCTGGAACGCCGTGGGCTGGATCTTCGGCATCATCGGTGCGGGTGCAATCCTCGCCGGCCTCGGTGCCGGACGTGCGCTGTATGTGCAGGTAGTCAGCGAAAAGGTCTGA